One genomic segment of Amycolatopsis granulosa includes these proteins:
- a CDS encoding helix-turn-helix domain-containing protein, whose translation MRRAARVLRELAAQDETVSVAELSRRLDAPKSSLADICGVLLDLGMLTRDLDGGVQVGPAIGRIARGLVGGSRLLEVFPRACAQAPGLRGRTVVLAVLADLDVAYLAVRPGVRPLALTLKPGMRMPAWSTGTGRALLSALPVDVVERMHRGRVPESPSGHPFRLAELTAAVTLAQQRGYASNAELGEMQLAGTAAVVGGLTGCVAAVGSVVDLDQVHDPDEDAEPVRLLARRLAELIQD comes from the coding sequence GTGCGTCGCGCGGCCCGGGTTCTGCGGGAACTCGCCGCGCAGGACGAAACGGTGAGCGTGGCGGAACTCAGCCGCCGGCTGGACGCCCCCAAGAGTTCGCTGGCCGACATCTGCGGGGTCCTGCTGGACCTGGGCATGCTGACCCGCGATCTCGACGGTGGCGTGCAGGTCGGCCCGGCGATCGGCCGGATCGCCCGCGGGCTGGTCGGCGGTAGCCGGCTGCTGGAGGTGTTTCCGCGCGCGTGCGCCCAGGCGCCGGGCCTGCGCGGCCGTACCGTCGTGCTCGCCGTGCTGGCGGATCTCGACGTGGCCTACCTGGCCGTCCGGCCCGGTGTGCGTCCCTTGGCGCTGACCTTGAAGCCCGGCATGCGCATGCCGGCCTGGTCCACCGGCACCGGGCGCGCACTGCTGTCCGCGTTGCCGGTCGATGTGGTCGAACGGATGCACCGCGGGCGGGTGCCCGAATCGCCGAGCGGGCACCCGTTCCGGCTCGCCGAGCTGACGGCCGCGGTCACGCTGGCCCAGCAGCGCGGCTACGCCTCCAACGCGGAGCTCGGCGAGATGCAGCTGGCCGGCACCGCGGCCGTCGTCGGTGGCCTGACCGGCTGTGTGGCGGCCGTCGGCTCCGTCGTCGATCTCGACCAGGTCCATGACCCCGACGAGGACGCCGAGCCGGTGCGCTTGCTCGCTCGCCGGCTCGCCGAGCTGATCCAGGACTGA
- a CDS encoding substrate-binding domain-containing protein: protein MAEASEGEQGPVVDLASRVPAVSRAVAVLDDLARNGPATLANLARRLALPKSSLLGICQALMEERLLAQDLGGRYTLGLAVAELAAAQAARPPLLGTLGVTVPNSLNPFYAVEIAGIRQAAGELGAEVVAVDAEQDAEAQVRQIEEFVAAGLDAIVLDAVHSTTVGEVVAKAQAAGVPVVAVNVGAEGARATVTTDNVQAGHLVGSHLAGLLGGRGSVAIVDGQPVTAVADRIVGFLGALRDHPDITIVARQRGDHSVASGEHIARRLLTRHPGLSAIFAINDPMAAGALAAMTDLGVAVPLVSIDGAAVAVEAIGSGGPWQATAAQDPARLGRLAVQYAAQAHAGDALADGKRRLLPTKLITRDTLADYQPWG from the coding sequence GTGGCCGAGGCGAGCGAGGGAGAGCAGGGGCCGGTTGTCGACCTCGCTTCCCGGGTGCCTGCTGTCAGCCGCGCGGTTGCGGTCCTCGACGACCTCGCCCGCAACGGTCCGGCGACGCTCGCGAACCTGGCCCGGCGCCTGGCCTTGCCGAAGAGCAGCCTCCTCGGGATCTGTCAGGCTCTGATGGAGGAGCGGCTGCTCGCGCAGGACCTGGGCGGCCGGTACACGCTCGGCCTCGCGGTCGCGGAGCTCGCCGCCGCCCAGGCGGCCCGTCCGCCGCTGCTCGGCACGCTCGGCGTCACCGTCCCGAACAGCCTGAACCCGTTCTACGCGGTGGAGATCGCGGGAATCCGGCAGGCGGCGGGTGAGCTCGGTGCCGAGGTGGTCGCGGTCGACGCCGAGCAAGATGCCGAAGCCCAGGTCCGGCAGATCGAGGAGTTCGTGGCGGCGGGGCTCGACGCGATCGTGCTGGACGCGGTCCACTCGACCACCGTCGGCGAGGTCGTGGCCAAGGCGCAGGCTGCCGGTGTCCCCGTGGTCGCGGTCAACGTCGGTGCGGAAGGCGCGCGGGCGACCGTGACCACGGACAACGTGCAGGCCGGGCACCTGGTGGGCAGCCATCTGGCCGGTCTGCTGGGCGGACGGGGAAGCGTCGCCATCGTGGACGGTCAGCCGGTGACCGCGGTCGCGGACCGGATCGTCGGGTTCCTCGGGGCGCTGCGCGACCACCCGGACATCACGATCGTCGCCCGTCAGCGAGGCGATCACTCTGTGGCCTCGGGCGAGCACATCGCGCGCCGGCTGCTGACCCGCCATCCCGGCCTGAGCGCGATCTTCGCGATCAACGATCCGATGGCCGCCGGCGCGCTGGCCGCGATGACGGACCTCGGTGTCGCCGTTCCGCTGGTGAGCATCGACGGCGCCGCGGTCGCGGTCGAGGCGATCGGGAGTGGCGGGCCGTGGCAGGCGACCGCGGCGCAGGATCCCGCGCGCCTCGGCCGGCTGGCCGTCCAGTACGCCGCCCAGGCGCACGCCGGTGACGCGCTCGCCGACGGGAAGCGCAGGCTCCTGCCGACGAAGTTGATCACCAGGGACACTCTCGCCGACTACCAGCCGTGGGGATGA
- the dhaL gene encoding dihydroxyacetone kinase subunit DhaL — translation MTTELAAGQLRDMLVNVADRVIAAEPELSKADREVGDGDHGLGMTRGFTAARAALAGATFDDVHAVFTTAGNALLRSMGGASGVIFGLLFRAGAADRAAAGHIDVAGLADHFARSLAQITERGGAAPGDKTMVDALEPAARALAESAAAGHDLRTAVRRAAEAAADGADRTRNYLARFGKAVSLKDRSLGHPDPGALSTALIFTAMADWADDHLTSSTSRHGRQPMNNAELTELNKRRKIYQIAFITRDLEKSMRSWVENLGIGPWTVLTFTEETMKYLKVADQEVTEPFKFLIAISWIGDMQLEIIQPVYGPTIYEDHLARKGEGLHHIKEQIPDEDIDRVLAGFRDKGIGVLQTGQFETDVHYYLGTEPKLDFIYELGNCPLLDLPPDMVSVYPPEDAR, via the coding sequence ATGACGACCGAACTCGCCGCAGGCCAGCTGCGGGACATGCTGGTGAACGTGGCCGACCGGGTCATCGCCGCCGAGCCCGAGCTGAGCAAGGCGGACCGCGAGGTCGGGGACGGTGATCACGGCCTCGGCATGACCCGCGGCTTCACCGCCGCGCGCGCCGCGCTCGCCGGCGCCACCTTCGACGACGTGCACGCGGTGTTCACCACGGCGGGGAACGCTCTCCTCCGCAGCATGGGTGGTGCATCCGGGGTCATCTTCGGGCTCCTGTTCCGCGCCGGGGCAGCTGACCGCGCGGCAGCCGGCCACATCGACGTCGCGGGGCTCGCCGACCACTTCGCCCGGTCCCTGGCCCAGATCACCGAGCGCGGTGGTGCGGCACCGGGGGACAAGACCATGGTGGACGCGCTCGAACCAGCCGCCCGCGCGCTGGCCGAAAGCGCCGCGGCCGGCCACGACCTCCGCACCGCGGTGCGCCGTGCGGCGGAGGCCGCTGCCGACGGCGCGGACCGCACCAGGAACTACCTCGCCCGGTTCGGCAAGGCCGTCAGCCTGAAAGACCGATCCCTCGGCCACCCCGACCCGGGCGCCCTGTCCACCGCGCTGATCTTCACGGCCATGGCGGACTGGGCGGACGACCACCTCACGTCGTCCACCTCTCGACACGGAAGGCAACCGATGAACAACGCCGAACTCACCGAACTCAACAAGCGCCGCAAGATCTACCAGATCGCCTTCATCACCCGCGATCTCGAGAAGAGCATGCGGTCCTGGGTGGAGAACCTGGGCATCGGTCCGTGGACCGTCCTCACGTTCACCGAAGAGACCATGAAGTACCTCAAGGTCGCCGATCAGGAGGTCACCGAACCGTTCAAGTTCCTGATCGCGATCTCCTGGATCGGCGACATGCAGCTGGAGATCATCCAGCCGGTGTACGGGCCGACGATCTACGAGGACCACCTGGCCCGCAAGGGCGAGGGACTGCACCACATCAAGGAACAGATCCCCGACGAGGACATCGACCGCGTGCTCGCCGGATTCCGCGACAAGGGGATCGGTGTGCTGCAGACCGGGCAGTTCGAGACCGACGTCCACTACTACCTGGGCACCGAACCCAAGCTCGACTTCATCTACGAACTCGGCAACTGCCCGCTGCTCGACCTGCCGCCGGACATGGTTTCGGTCTACCCGCCGGAGGACGCGCGCTGA
- a CDS encoding sugar ABC transporter substrate-binding protein yields the protein MKRRFTAARRTAAIVLAAGLLVLVGCTSAPGGGNRFTACVTTLFPTGTFAEFTTALQNQGAQHGMTFDVQDVSNDSAKENQVLTACGTRKVDMVIASVVSPTGSLAALRRLNSSGVPVICYNTCLNAPDDQQLTRAFVTNDQRKLGATTAAAAADYIRTKLGGKATIAYLTCETYDVCKQRREGLDQGLAGLDIDVAAAQEGFVVDKATPVATSILAAHPDVDVFLAENEDGVVAAANAIRARGLTGKAVVFGIGINPTVGQLLLDPAGTVVETTGQDAASWAGEVIKIAEQIHSGQNTGPYEHYTPGPAFTHDNPAPVQEYLATHAG from the coding sequence ATGAAACGCCGATTCACCGCGGCACGGCGGACAGCCGCGATCGTGCTCGCCGCCGGCCTCCTCGTGCTCGTCGGGTGCACGTCGGCCCCCGGCGGCGGCAACCGCTTCACCGCGTGTGTCACCACGTTGTTCCCGACCGGCACGTTCGCCGAGTTCACCACCGCCCTGCAGAACCAGGGCGCCCAGCACGGCATGACGTTCGACGTCCAGGACGTCAGCAACGATTCGGCCAAGGAGAACCAGGTCCTCACCGCGTGCGGGACACGCAAGGTGGACATGGTCATCGCCAGTGTCGTCTCACCCACCGGATCACTGGCCGCGCTGCGCCGCCTGAACTCCAGCGGTGTTCCGGTGATCTGCTACAACACCTGCCTCAACGCGCCGGACGACCAGCAGCTCACCCGGGCCTTCGTCACCAACGACCAGCGCAAGCTCGGTGCCACCACCGCCGCCGCGGCAGCCGACTACATCCGGACCAAGCTCGGCGGCAAGGCCACCATCGCCTACCTGACGTGCGAGACCTACGACGTGTGCAAGCAACGGCGCGAGGGACTCGACCAGGGACTGGCCGGCCTGGACATCGACGTCGCGGCCGCCCAGGAAGGATTCGTCGTGGACAAGGCGACACCGGTGGCCACCTCGATCCTCGCCGCGCATCCCGACGTCGACGTCTTCCTCGCCGAGAACGAGGACGGCGTGGTCGCCGCCGCGAACGCCATCAGGGCACGCGGCCTCACCGGCAAGGCGGTCGTCTTCGGCATCGGCATCAACCCGACCGTCGGACAGCTCCTGCTCGACCCGGCCGGCACCGTCGTCGAAACCACCGGCCAGGACGCCGCGTCCTGGGCGGGCGAGGTGATCAAGATCGCCGAGCAGATCCACAGCGGACAGAACACCGGACCGTACGAGCACTACACGCCCGGCCCCGCCTTCACCCACGACAACCCCGCCCCCGTCCAGGAATACCTGGCGACCCACGCGGGCTGA
- a CDS encoding NAD-dependent epimerase/dehydratase family protein, which translates to MRIFLTGATGYLGGSLAVQLVEAGHHVRGLTRSESTVAALRARGVDPVLGDLDRPDVLAGEARAADAVINAADSDHAGAVTALVTALAGSGKPLLHTSGSSIVGEATAGEPQEEVYTEADVAEGAGWQPAPDKAARVAIDRAVLAAANRGVRSVVLCNSMIYGTGLGLSADSVQIPRLVATSRRTGVVRHIGPGANIWSNVHLADVCDLYFRALDGAAPGSFYFVENGEASFREITETIAGALGLPGPEPLDIESAIAEWGYEPAVYALGSNSRVRGVAPRAELDWRPRHTSVTEWITESLA; encoded by the coding sequence ATGCGCATCTTCCTCACCGGAGCGACCGGCTACCTCGGCGGCTCGCTCGCCGTGCAACTGGTGGAAGCCGGGCACCACGTTCGTGGCCTGACGCGCTCGGAGAGCACGGTCGCCGCCCTCCGCGCGCGGGGCGTCGATCCGGTTCTCGGCGACCTCGACCGGCCCGACGTTCTCGCCGGGGAGGCACGAGCCGCCGACGCGGTGATCAACGCGGCGGACAGCGACCACGCGGGCGCCGTCACCGCACTGGTCACCGCACTCGCGGGCTCCGGCAAACCCCTGCTGCACACCAGCGGTTCCAGCATCGTCGGCGAGGCCACCGCCGGCGAACCGCAGGAGGAGGTCTACACCGAAGCCGACGTGGCCGAAGGCGCCGGGTGGCAGCCGGCACCGGACAAGGCGGCCCGGGTGGCGATCGACCGCGCGGTCCTCGCCGCCGCGAACCGCGGCGTGCGGTCGGTCGTCCTGTGCAACTCCATGATCTACGGGACCGGCCTGGGACTGAGCGCCGACAGCGTCCAGATCCCGCGTCTGGTCGCCACCAGCCGCCGGACGGGCGTCGTCCGCCACATCGGCCCCGGCGCGAATATCTGGTCCAACGTGCACCTGGCGGATGTCTGCGATCTCTACTTCCGCGCGCTGGACGGTGCCGCTCCCGGCTCGTTCTACTTCGTGGAGAACGGGGAGGCCAGCTTCCGCGAGATCACCGAAACCATCGCCGGTGCCCTCGGACTCCCCGGGCCCGAGCCCCTCGACATCGAGTCGGCCATCGCGGAATGGGGCTACGAGCCCGCCGTCTACGCGCTGGGGTCCAACAGCCGGGTCCGCGGGGTGGCGCCCCGTGCGGAGCTCGACTGGCGGCCACGGCACACGTCGGTCACCGAGTGGATCACGGAGTCGCTGGCCTGA
- a CDS encoding class I fructose-bisphosphate aldolase, which translates to MVTPRLDRMFNASGRCLDVAIDHGMVDEPSFLGGIENMRTTVHTLAEAEPDVIQLTPGMVRHLDGLRGRRRPALALRTDVSNVYGSTLPRHPFSTLVDEVVDIAVAADAVCVVVNLMQLPDQPELHHQCIRNISRLKRATERAGMPLMIEPLVMAPNSRGGYQVDGDLVKIMALVRQAAELGADVIKADPCTDPEEFHRVVEVATSVPVLVRGGGRAPDDELLERTAQIMRQGAAGIVYGRNIIHHPHPRRMVRALMTLVHEPETPLQTARDILSGTEPDSRH; encoded by the coding sequence ATGGTCACCCCACGACTGGACCGGATGTTCAACGCCAGCGGCCGTTGCCTCGACGTCGCCATCGACCACGGCATGGTCGACGAACCCAGTTTCCTCGGTGGCATCGAGAACATGCGCACGACCGTGCACACCCTCGCCGAGGCCGAACCGGACGTCATCCAGCTGACCCCGGGCATGGTGCGCCACCTCGACGGGCTGCGCGGGCGCCGCCGTCCGGCACTGGCGCTGCGCACCGACGTGTCCAATGTGTACGGTTCGACGTTGCCGCGGCACCCGTTCTCGACGCTGGTGGACGAGGTCGTGGACATCGCGGTGGCCGCGGACGCGGTCTGCGTGGTCGTCAACCTGATGCAGCTGCCGGACCAGCCCGAACTGCACCACCAGTGCATTCGCAACATATCCCGGCTCAAGCGCGCGACCGAGCGGGCAGGCATGCCGTTGATGATCGAGCCGCTGGTGATGGCGCCCAACTCGCGGGGCGGTTACCAGGTCGACGGCGACCTGGTGAAGATCATGGCGCTGGTCCGCCAGGCCGCCGAGCTCGGTGCCGACGTCATCAAGGCCGATCCGTGCACCGATCCGGAAGAGTTCCACCGGGTGGTCGAGGTCGCCACGTCGGTGCCGGTCCTCGTGCGCGGGGGTGGCCGCGCTCCCGACGATGAGCTGCTGGAACGCACGGCGCAGATCATGCGGCAGGGTGCGGCGGGCATCGTGTACGGCCGCAACATCATCCACCATCCCCATCCGCGGCGGATGGTTCGAGCGCTCATGACACTGGTGCACGAACCGGAGACGCCGCTGCAGACCGCGCGAGACATCCTGTCCGGCACCGAGCCGGACAGCCGACACTGA
- a CDS encoding substrate-binding domain-containing protein, with protein sequence MSRTARTLAATLLTLTAITTACAPGTGSHARPKIGVVELFSNPFFAEARAGMEKAAAEGGADLVINNANADSAKEAGFVTTYLTQKVDAIVLSAVSPTGSLATLHRIKAAHVPVVCYDTCVNPPDDQQLVDAFVTSDNRGLGATTGRQAATYIKDELGGSAKAIMLTCEEFDVCKQRRAGLDAELAGAHLDLLAEQEGYQVDKATPIANSMLAAHPDTQVIIVENEDAILAAATAVKARGLTGKVAIFGIDIDPQVALLITQPATDVKWTTGQSPFDMGYQAVQAAIARAHGRPAGDFYHYTPSPTFSSADPASARNYLDSHHTN encoded by the coding sequence ATGTCCCGAACCGCCCGCACGCTCGCCGCCACCCTACTCACACTCACCGCGATCACCACCGCCTGCGCACCCGGCACGGGAAGCCATGCCCGGCCGAAGATCGGTGTGGTGGAACTGTTCTCCAACCCCTTCTTCGCCGAAGCCCGAGCCGGAATGGAGAAGGCCGCCGCGGAAGGCGGTGCCGACCTGGTCATCAACAACGCGAACGCGGACTCCGCCAAGGAAGCCGGCTTCGTCACCACCTACCTCACCCAGAAGGTCGACGCGATCGTGCTGTCCGCGGTGTCCCCCACGGGTTCCCTGGCCACCCTCCACCGCATCAAGGCCGCCCACGTGCCCGTCGTCTGCTACGACACCTGCGTCAACCCACCGGACGACCAGCAACTCGTCGACGCCTTCGTCACCAGCGACAACCGGGGCCTCGGCGCGACAACCGGCCGCCAGGCGGCCACCTACATCAAGGACGAGCTGGGCGGGAGCGCCAAGGCCATCATGCTCACCTGCGAAGAGTTCGACGTCTGCAAACAGCGGCGCGCCGGGCTCGACGCGGAACTCGCCGGAGCCCACCTCGATCTGCTCGCCGAGCAGGAGGGCTACCAGGTCGACAAGGCCACCCCCATCGCCAACTCCATGCTGGCCGCACACCCCGACACCCAGGTGATCATCGTCGAGAACGAGGACGCCATCCTCGCCGCGGCCACCGCCGTCAAAGCACGCGGACTGACCGGGAAAGTGGCGATCTTCGGCATCGACATCGACCCGCAAGTGGCGCTCCTGATCACCCAACCCGCGACCGACGTGAAGTGGACCACCGGTCAATCCCCGTTCGACATGGGTTACCAAGCGGTGCAAGCCGCCATCGCGAGAGCACACGGCCGGCCGGCCGGCGACTTCTACCACTACACCCCATCACCCACGTTCTCCTCGGCGGACCCGGCCAGTGCCCGGAACTACCTCGATTCGCACCACACCAATTGA
- a CDS encoding sugar ABC transporter ATP-binding protein, whose amino-acid sequence MKPSVDDPSGSVCRADAAGGGPVRLAVRGLVKNYPGVRALDGVDFHLAAGEVRALLGKNGAGKSTLVKILSGALRADAGRVELDGQVVQPAGPAEARAAGIATVHQELSLVPELTVAENLLLGRWHEAGTRGPLISPAAMAAYAQRHLGVLGVAIDPKAKVGALSVAQQQMVEIARALSYGGKVLILDEPTSSLATAEVAALLELVRRLAADGLSVVYVSHRMDEIPRVADSVTVLRDGQHVATRPISEANTAQIVDMMTGGAIHSHRPRTTAAAGRTVLSVSGLSTADKVRDVTFELREGEVVGIAGLLGSGRTELLRCLSGLTTPASGSMRLDGQPFRPRNPRQAIRAGVGLAPEDRKREGLALGMSVSANLVMASLPAVRSRGLLSAGRERRTATASCTRLSVKTPSLRTAVGTLSGGNQQKVVLGKLLNAGTRVLLLDEPTRGVDVEAKDQIYQLIRDLAATGAAVLMVSSELEELFEVCDRLLVLRDGHVVAQPEVADTALPSVMALAMGGQQ is encoded by the coding sequence ATGAAGCCCTCCGTGGATGACCCGTCTGGGTCGGTCTGCCGAGCGGACGCAGCGGGCGGCGGCCCGGTGCGCCTGGCCGTGCGGGGACTGGTGAAGAACTACCCGGGTGTCCGCGCCCTGGACGGTGTGGACTTCCACCTGGCGGCCGGTGAGGTTCGGGCCCTCCTGGGCAAGAACGGGGCCGGGAAGTCCACCCTCGTCAAGATCCTCTCGGGTGCGCTGCGTGCCGATGCGGGGCGTGTCGAGCTGGACGGCCAGGTGGTGCAGCCGGCCGGACCCGCCGAGGCACGGGCGGCGGGCATCGCCACCGTCCACCAGGAACTGAGCCTGGTGCCCGAGCTGACGGTCGCCGAGAACCTGCTGCTGGGGCGCTGGCACGAGGCCGGCACCCGGGGGCCCCTGATCAGCCCGGCCGCGATGGCCGCCTACGCGCAGCGGCATCTCGGTGTCCTGGGCGTCGCCATCGACCCGAAGGCCAAGGTCGGCGCACTCAGCGTCGCGCAACAGCAGATGGTCGAGATCGCCAGGGCGCTGTCCTACGGCGGCAAGGTCCTGATCCTGGACGAGCCCACCAGTTCGCTGGCCACGGCCGAGGTCGCGGCCCTGCTCGAGCTGGTGCGCCGGCTGGCCGCCGACGGGCTGTCCGTGGTGTACGTGTCGCACCGCATGGACGAAATTCCCCGGGTCGCGGACTCGGTGACGGTACTGCGCGACGGGCAGCACGTCGCCACCCGGCCGATCAGCGAGGCCAACACCGCGCAGATCGTCGACATGATGACCGGAGGCGCGATCCACTCCCACCGCCCGCGAACGACCGCCGCGGCCGGGCGCACCGTGCTCTCGGTGAGCGGACTGTCCACAGCGGACAAGGTGCGCGACGTTACGTTCGAACTGCGGGAAGGCGAAGTCGTCGGCATCGCGGGGCTCCTCGGGTCCGGGCGCACCGAGCTGCTCCGCTGCCTGTCCGGCCTCACGACGCCGGCCAGCGGGTCGATGCGGCTCGACGGGCAGCCGTTCCGGCCGCGCAACCCCCGGCAGGCGATACGCGCCGGAGTGGGGCTCGCTCCGGAAGACCGCAAGCGGGAGGGACTGGCACTGGGGATGAGCGTCTCGGCCAATCTCGTGATGGCGTCCCTGCCCGCCGTGCGGTCGCGCGGCCTGCTCTCCGCCGGGCGCGAACGCCGGACGGCGACCGCCAGCTGCACGCGCCTTTCGGTGAAGACACCGTCGCTGCGCACCGCGGTCGGCACCCTCTCCGGCGGCAACCAGCAGAAGGTCGTCCTCGGCAAGCTCCTGAACGCCGGTACCCGCGTGCTCCTGCTCGACGAGCCGACCCGCGGGGTCGACGTGGAGGCCAAGGACCAGATTTACCAGCTCATCCGGGATCTGGCGGCAACCGGAGCCGCGGTCCTGATGGTCTCCTCCGAACTGGAGGAGCTGTTCGAAGTGTGCGATCGGCTGCTCGTCCTGCGCGACGGCCACGTGGTGGCGCAACCGGAGGTCGCGGACACCGCGCTGCCCTCGGTGATGGCCCTGGCGATGGGAGGACAGCAGTGA
- a CDS encoding ABC transporter permease subunit, producing the protein MTGRVGGDHLGLLGALVALVVVLSFAAPNFLSGSNLLDVARQLSFTGIIAFGMTLVIVAAEIDISVGSAIAFNSSLFGVLVVHQHWPMWLAAVTVCVLGALIGAGAGLVRAVLNMPSFIVTLALFSALSGLALLITDAVPLPITDPGFATWGNGSVLGVPVPAVIFLALFLIFWLIAKRTTFGRSVYAIGSNAEAARLSGIPVRAVRTTLFATTGLLAAVSGLLQTSQLGAGNPTIGTGVEFEVITAVIVGGANLYGGRGSMVGTLLGVVFIGVLNNGMVLLGVNSYAQNVANGAIVLLAVLVSAIKPSSRPRRLIGTGRN; encoded by the coding sequence GTGACCGGTCGCGTCGGCGGCGATCACCTCGGCCTGCTCGGTGCGCTGGTCGCGCTGGTCGTGGTGCTGTCTTTCGCCGCCCCCAACTTCCTCAGCGGCAGCAACCTGCTGGACGTGGCGCGGCAGCTCTCGTTCACCGGGATCATCGCCTTCGGCATGACGCTGGTGATCGTGGCCGCCGAGATCGACATCAGCGTCGGCTCGGCGATCGCGTTCAACTCGTCGTTGTTCGGTGTCCTCGTGGTGCACCAGCACTGGCCGATGTGGCTGGCCGCGGTCACCGTGTGCGTGCTCGGCGCGCTGATCGGCGCTGGTGCCGGGCTCGTGCGCGCCGTGCTGAACATGCCGTCCTTCATCGTGACCCTCGCGCTCTTCTCGGCGCTGAGCGGCCTGGCACTGCTGATCACCGACGCGGTCCCGTTGCCGATCACCGATCCGGGCTTCGCCACCTGGGGCAACGGATCCGTGCTCGGCGTGCCCGTTCCCGCGGTGATCTTCCTGGCGCTGTTCCTGATCTTCTGGCTGATCGCCAAGCGGACCACGTTCGGCCGCAGCGTCTACGCGATCGGCAGCAACGCCGAAGCCGCGCGGCTGTCCGGGATCCCGGTGCGCGCCGTGCGGACGACCCTGTTCGCCACCACCGGACTGCTCGCGGCGGTGTCCGGGCTGCTGCAGACGTCCCAGCTGGGCGCGGGCAACCCCACCATCGGCACGGGTGTCGAGTTCGAGGTCATCACGGCCGTGATCGTCGGCGGCGCGAACCTCTACGGCGGTCGCGGCTCGATGGTCGGGACGCTGCTCGGCGTGGTGTTCATCGGCGTGCTCAACAACGGCATGGTGCTGCTGGGTGTCAACAGCTACGCGCAGAACGTCGCCAACGGCGCCATCGTGCTGCTGGCCGTACTCGTCAGCGCCATCAAGCCGTCGTCGCGGCCCCGGCGGCTCATCGGTACCGGCCGGAACTAG
- a CDS encoding dihydroxyacetone kinase subunit DhaK, which yields MRKFINKPDAVARETLDGFLAVHGRDFEAVPGALAIRRRSRTGKVAIVSGGGSGHEPVWLEYLGPGFADAVCQGDVFAAPDPHSIVTTAKSVDSGHGVLFLYGNYSGDRLNFDLAADLLREDGHQVETVRIADDVAAAGPDRMADRRGIAGGFFAAKIAGAAAEAGLPLESVRALTQQAADCTRSIGVASGAGIVPGTGRPTFELPDGKMEIGMGMHGEVGVRRADLMTADDTVDAMLDLVLADRPVPAGDPVCLLVNGLGATTRAELFIAARRAVENLTERGVAIHDTQVGEFATSQEMHGFSLSVFAMPPELRPHYDAPARTSFFHGVNGS from the coding sequence ATGCGGAAGTTCATCAACAAACCGGATGCGGTGGCGAGGGAGACCCTCGACGGGTTCCTCGCCGTTCACGGCCGGGACTTCGAGGCGGTGCCCGGCGCGCTCGCCATCCGGCGGCGGTCGCGAACCGGGAAGGTCGCGATCGTCTCGGGCGGTGGCAGCGGGCACGAGCCGGTCTGGCTGGAATACCTCGGTCCGGGTTTCGCGGACGCGGTCTGCCAGGGCGACGTCTTCGCTGCTCCCGACCCGCACAGCATCGTGACCACGGCGAAGTCCGTCGACAGTGGACACGGCGTGCTTTTCCTGTACGGCAACTACTCCGGCGACCGGCTCAACTTCGACCTCGCGGCGGATCTGTTGCGCGAGGACGGGCACCAGGTCGAGACGGTCCGGATCGCCGACGACGTCGCCGCGGCCGGGCCCGACCGGATGGCCGACCGGCGGGGCATCGCGGGCGGGTTCTTCGCCGCGAAGATCGCCGGCGCCGCCGCCGAAGCCGGGCTGCCGCTGGAGAGCGTTCGTGCGCTCACCCAGCAAGCGGCCGACTGCACCCGCAGCATCGGTGTGGCCAGCGGTGCGGGCATCGTCCCCGGTACCGGCCGGCCGACCTTCGAGCTGCCGGACGGGAAGATGGAGATCGGGATGGGGATGCACGGCGAAGTCGGGGTGCGCCGCGCGGACCTGATGACCGCCGACGACACCGTGGACGCGATGCTCGACCTGGTCCTCGCCGACCGTCCGGTCCCCGCCGGAGACCCGGTGTGCCTGCTGGTCAACGGACTCGGCGCGACGACTCGCGCCGAACTGTTCATCGCGGCACGGCGGGCGGTGGAGAACCTGACCGAGCGCGGAGTCGCGATCCACGACACGCAGGTCGGAGAGTTCGCCACCAGCCAGGAAATGCACGGCTTCTCGCTCAGCGTGTTCGCCATGCCCCCCGAACTGCGGCCGCACTACGACGCGCCCGCCCGCACCTCGTTCTTCCACGGGGTGAACGGATCATGA